The genomic segment TCGACGATTTGTCGGCGCCATCGTATTTCACCGAGAGCGCGTCCGACGCCTGCAGATTCGTGATGTTGCTCGTAGCCGTGGAAAGCGACGTATTGATGTTCGCGATCTGGCCGCCGATCGTCGTGCCGAGGTTCGTGACGTTCGTATTCGTCTGGTCGATCTGGCCTTGCAGACCGCTGTTGACGTTCTTCAACTGCTGAACGTTCACGGCGTCCGTATCGGCCGCGCCCGCTGCGACGTTTTTCAGTTGACGCTCGTGAGCGAGCGAGCCGAACGACACGGCGCCGCCGACAGGCGCCGCCGTGCCGCCGAAAACCGGCGTGCCGCCGTTGTTCGCCCCCGCCGCACCCGAGCCGATCGCGATCTGATCGTCTCCGTTCGTCACCGCACCTGCGCCGATTGCGATGGCGCGCTTGCCTGCCGCGCGCGTTTGCGTGGTTGCGTCGTACGTTGCGCCGCCCGACACGCCATCGTTGCCGCCACCGACCGCCGAACCGATCGCGATCGACTGCGAATCCTGCGCGAGCGCCGAATGGCCGAGCGCGATGCTGCGGTCGCCCTTCGCATCCGCGACGTTGCCGAGGGCCATCGAAAAATCGCCGAGCGCCGCCGATTGGCGGCCCACCGCGAGCGACGTATTGCCCGCCGCGACCGCCACCGTGCCGATTGCCGTTGCCGAATTCGCGAGCGACTGCGCGCCGACGCCTACGGCGATCGCGCCGCCGCCGCCGGTGCCCCCCTTGCTGTTCGCGTTCGACTGGTCGCCGATCGCAATGCCGGCCACCCCGGCTTTCGCGTTGGTCCCTGCACTGTAGCTCGAGCTGCTCACCGCGACATAATTTCCGCTCTTCGTTGCGACGCAGAGCGGGTTCGTGCCGTCGATGCATTGACCGCTGAGTGCGTTGTCCGGGTTGCCGCGATCCACGAAGTTGGCTTGAGCGTGGGCGGCTCCCGAGGCGAGAAGACCCGTGCCCGCGAACATCGTCGTGACGATCATCGAAATGTGTTTCTTCTTCATGCTTTCTTCTCCGTTCTACGTAGCGTCTGGTTAATTAAGAACTACTAACTTGCTGAACTGCATGTCGATCACGAGTCCGACAATGGACGAACGCGAATCGCATTCCGCGCACATCGACACTCGCGCCGATGCGCGCGGCCATCGGTCTGAGGGCGTCGATCATTGAGGCACGGGCCGCCAACTCCGGACCGTGCGGCATTTCCGCCGGAAGGTCCGGCCGCCTATCGCCCGGAGGCTTGCCTTTCCGGTAACAAATCCTCTTGAATCAGGTACGCATATGATTTTTCAAAAAATAGCCACGGCATCGAATACATCAGCCGACACGATTTTAAAAATCATAAAATCCGGATATTCAGATCACGGTCGATTTTCATCACCCCATGCGAATCACGCACCTTCCGCCTTCGATATTGAGCAGCCGATAAATAGAGATGAATCAGCGCGCGCCAATCCCTCGGCATCAATCCGATTTCATCAGGCCCCTTTCATTTAAGTTCATTTCCGGACTGCGGCGCCGCCACTTACACCCTTTATCCGCCCGAGTAAGTTCGGCATCTAACTTTCGGGCAGATTATGAAACAGCAACCATCAGGAGCAAAGGCATCATTGTTTATAAATTGTCAAATTCTCATTCATTCCCCTCTCCTTTAAAATCTTTAATACTTAATGTTTTCCAAATAGGAAAAATACTTTTCCAGAGCGGATCGCATGAAATTGATGTCACGCGACATACCGGGCAGAAATCCCGGATACCCCAGAACACTCGACCAGCAGGGAACCAGTGGCGAACGGCCATCACGATGAGCGACACGCTCGACAAGCCTCACCGGCAACGGCGTTTTTGCCTTGCCGCGAAAGCTGAAGATTCGACGCGCCCGTGCCGATGCCGCCCGTATAACCGGTCACGGTCACGCGCGAGAAACGCTTGCGGCATTGCTGATTCGGCGGATAAGCGAGCTTCAAGAACATGCGTGTAGCGCGGTTATTCGGATCGCCAAATCTCTTTTTTGGCGGAAATATTCTTTTCTGGCGCGAACATCATCAACATATTTCAAAAGCGTGCCGAATTCCGGCCGACTGAAATATCAAATAAATTCAAATCGAGCCAAAATCGTCACCGCCAAAATAGAACCGTGATACGGTTCGAGACGTTTCATCGCGGCCGTCCGGTCTTGCGGTGCTTGCCCGCCGCCGCCCCGCTCTCTGCCTGGACAGGCAGCGCGGCAGGACGACTGGGACGGGATACCCCCAAGCGTCAGTTTCGTCAGCTTATAATTTTCTGCGCCGATGTTTTGCCCCAATGGAGCCGGCGGAACGCGGCGCCCGCAGACCAACTAAATCAGACCATTCCGATTCGTTCGCAACCATGTCAGCTCGCTTGCCCAGTTCGACGTCGCTTCGCGCCGCGCCGGTTCTCTCGGACGCGCACCTTCTTGTCGTGGATGACCGGCCGAACGAACTTCAGTTGCTGGTCGAGATCTTGCGCGCCGCGCACTGCCGGATCAGCGTCGCGTTCGATGGCTTGCAGGCGTACCATCGCGCGCAGGCCATTTCGCCCGACCTGATCCTGATGGACGTGCGCATGCCGCACATGGACGGCTTTGCCGCATGCCGGCTGCTCACGTCCACGCCGTCGACCCAAGCCATCCCGATCATCATGCTGACCGCCGCCGGCGACCTCGAGGATCGTATCGAGGGACTCGAGATCGGCGCGATCGACTACATCATCAAGCCGTTCGAGCCCGCCGAGGTGATCGCACGCATCCGGAATCATTTGAAGAAGCCGCCCGGCAGCCGGCCCCCGGAGCACTTGCCCGCCCTTCCCGACCATCCGGACGCCTCCCTGGTGCGCGCCGCGAGCGAAGTCCTGCTGCGCGACCTGCGCAATCCGCCGGCGCTCGAGGCACTCGCCAAACTGGTCGGCACTCACGAAAAGCGGCTGTCCCGGGTGTTCCGCGACAACCTCGGCCAGACAGTGTTCGAATATCTGCGCGACACGCGGTTGCGCACGGCGCAGCGCTTTCTTGCGCAAACATCGATGGGCATTGGAGACATTGCCCAGGAAATCGGCTTTTCCAACGCAGGCAATTTCGCGACCGCCTTTCGCGAGCGCTTCGGCGTCACGCCGTCCGATTGGCGGCGGCTGCACGGCCGCGGCAATGCAACCGGCACCGCCGAAGGCCGGCAACCCGATGCGTAGCCTACGCGGGCCTTGCGGCCGTGCGCGTCACGTCGCGCTGTTGATTCTGCTGGCCGCATGCCTCACGTGGATGACGGCACGCGCTGCGACGGCCGAAAGCCCGGCGCGACTGGACGGCATATCGATCTTCGAGGACCCCACGGCCGCGATGCCGGTCGATCGGGTGCTTGCGCGCCTCTCGAACGCGCAGGGCGGCTTTTTGCCGGCAACGCGAGCGCGGCTCAATCCGGGGTTTTCCCGGTCTGCGTGGTGGCTGCGCGTCACGCTCGTCAATCGCGACAGCGCCGAGCATCCGCTCGTGCTGGCACTGCGCGATGCGCGTATCGACCAGGCGGATTTCTATATCTTCCGGAACGGACGATGGACGCTCGGCGCACGCTTCCCTTCGCATGACGCCGATGCAGGCGGAATGCCGCCGCGGTATCCGACGCTCGACACGACGCTGCTTGCCGGCGAAAGAATTCCCGTCCTGGTGCGAGTCACGTCCCGCAAGACATTGCGGCTGGCGCCGGCGGTGTTCACCCGTGCAGCGTGGCACGCCCACGAGGTGCGCGCCGCCATGTGGAATTTCGGCCTGTTCGGCGGGCTGCTGGCGCTCGTATGGTGCGCGCTGCTGATCGGCTTCTTTTCCCGCAGCACCGCGTTCTATCTGCTCGCCGCCTTATGCCTCGGCACGACGCTGTTCGAGGCGGCATTCCGCGGCTATACGCGGGCGTATTTATGGCCCGATGCGCCCGAGTGGTCGGCGCGCAGCGAAACGCTGTTTGCGTATTTTTCCCTTGCGCTCTTCATCGTGTTCGTCTTGAAGATCGCGAGAGGCGAGAAGGTCGACATGCCGGTGCAGGCCGCGTATGTGGCGATGCTGTGCCTCCAGTGCATCGGAATGGCGGGCGCCGCGCTCGGCGATCTCCTGGTCTTCGCCCGGTTCTGCCTGCAACTGAACATCGCATTCGCCGTCCTGAACGTCTGCACCGCGCTGCTGCTTGCCCGACGCGGCACCCCGACCGGCCGTCTGATGCTGGTCACGATCGGCTTCGCCCTCTTCAACTTCCTGATTCGGGTCGTCGACGGGATGGATGCGATGCCGCCGGCGCTGTCATGGCTCAGATCCGACATTTACCCCAATCCCGTCATCGCGATCATCGGTCTCGCCACGCATCTGATGGTTCTGGCCGCCTGGATCAACCACGTGGGGCGTCAACGCACCGAGGCGAGAAAGCGCCTCGAACACTGGCAGCTCACGGAGCAGGACCGCCTGCGGGACGAAGTCGCGAAGCGCACGGTCGCGCTCAACGAAGCGCTGCATCAGGCGCAAACCAACATGCAGCAGAAAATCG from the Burkholderia humptydooensis genome contains:
- a CDS encoding response regulator transcription factor, with translation MSARLPSSTSLRAAPVLSDAHLLVVDDRPNELQLLVEILRAAHCRISVAFDGLQAYHRAQAISPDLILMDVRMPHMDGFAACRLLTSTPSTQAIPIIMLTAAGDLEDRIEGLEIGAIDYIIKPFEPAEVIARIRNHLKKPPGSRPPEHLPALPDHPDASLVRAASEVLLRDLRNPPALEALAKLVGTHEKRLSRVFRDNLGQTVFEYLRDTRLRTAQRFLAQTSMGIGDIAQEIGFSNAGNFATAFRERFGVTPSDWRRLHGRGNATGTAEGRQPDA
- a CDS encoding sensor histidine kinase, whose amino-acid sequence is MRSLRGPCGRARHVALLILLAACLTWMTARAATAESPARLDGISIFEDPTAAMPVDRVLARLSNAQGGFLPATRARLNPGFSRSAWWLRVTLVNRDSAEHPLVLALRDARIDQADFYIFRNGRWTLGARFPSHDADAGGMPPRYPTLDTTLLAGERIPVLVRVTSRKTLRLAPAVFTRAAWHAHEVRAAMWNFGLFGGLLALVWCALLIGFFSRSTAFYLLAALCLGTTLFEAAFRGYTRAYLWPDAPEWSARSETLFAYFSLALFIVFVLKIARGEKVDMPVQAAYVAMLCLQCIGMAGAALGDLLVFARFCLQLNIAFAVLNVCTALLLARRGTPTGRLMLVTIGFALFNFLIRVVDGMDAMPPALSWLRSDIYPNPVIAIIGLATHLMVLAAWINHVGRQRTEARKRLEHWQLTEQDRLRDEVAKRTVALNEALHQAQTNMQQKIETLGYVSHDLRAPLSTINGYSKLLLQSATSSQSRLIQSIDRSIRYQLALIDELLAYTKAELQPLALSPEATDLPGLLDDIGGYAVALCAQQENRFVYQPLTPLPQTLEIDGIRLQQVLLNLLSNASKFTRKGVVTLSAHARRQADGYRIGIEITDTGIGIDLTERADIFRAYQQVHVVNGGTGLGLFIAQRIVRAMNGELAVSSQPGVGTSFSFEIAAPAVGHALVSPAARPGPSQPDADAEHAPASRAPRHPCAEALDELGRLARDGRLTDIEDWIGRYAHDPGYAAFLQEVREHVDALDFQRIEARVDALRHAGEPGPPPAAETQAAAHARPASRRTLNPAEDGCAG